The nucleotide window GATAAAATCCCTAAAGTTCCAATGCATTTTATATCAAAGTTTTCGGCAATCTTTCTTGCTTTTTTGTCATCAATGAGTAGAAAATCTGCGTTTAGTTCTTTGTATAGAATTACTGATTCAGATTCCCCATAATCCATTACAAAGGCAAGTTCGTTAAACCCTTTAATATTAGCCACTTTTGGCTTGAAAAACATCTTAATATTTTGGTAAAACTTTGTGCTCTTGTCCAAGGTTATTTCTTCCCAAACTGCTTTTGGTATTTTGATTTCATCAAAAAGATGGTTCAAAAGTTCTAACTTATTGATGATTGCTAATGAAAAAATAGATCCTGTATCGGCAATTACAAGTCCATTTTTCATTATTTTAATTTTTCTATGTCACTAAAAATATCTTCTTCGTCCAAGTTTGAAATTGAAACTTTGTTTTTAGAAAGTTCTTTTTCAAATTC belongs to Chitinophagales bacterium and includes:
- a CDS encoding DUF3368 domain-containing protein, translating into MKNGLVIADTGSIFSLAIINKLELLNHLFDEIKIPKAVWEEITLDKSTKFYQNIKMFFKPKVANIKGFNELAFVMDYGESESVILYKELNADFLLIDDKKARKIAENFDIKCIGTLGILSTAKNKGLIKELRPIFKTLLENDRYYSINLLNILLERHNELKIKHKA